One genomic segment of Brevibacillus laterosporus LMG 15441 includes these proteins:
- a CDS encoding macrolide 2'-phosphotransferase translates to MIKTDEQILADAKKHGLLLKEDSLQRNDSGIDFQVVMSRDLNGVQWVLRYPRRIDVLPSAKKERQILTLIESRVLVQVPIWRIYSEELIAYQLLKGVPAGTIDPEAKAYIWQIDEKNVPDVFHETLALAIASLHRINPNTCREAGIELETAEEARASMRARMDKIKMTFGVSNDLWNRWQNWLANDTLWPTKTVLVHGDLHAGHILVDEASRVTGLIDWTEARVTDPAHDFVAHYRTFGEEALQRLIYHYEQAGGNVWPNMTDHVIELAASYPVAIAEFAEKSGLEEYKQMAKQVLGV, encoded by the coding sequence ATGATAAAAACAGACGAACAAATTCTGGCGGATGCGAAGAAGCATGGACTGCTACTAAAAGAGGATTCGTTACAGAGAAATGATTCTGGAATAGATTTTCAGGTTGTTATGTCGCGCGATCTGAATGGAGTACAATGGGTGTTACGGTATCCAAGACGAATAGACGTGCTACCCTCGGCAAAAAAAGAGAGACAGATTCTAACCCTGATAGAATCGCGAGTGTTGGTACAAGTACCGATTTGGAGAATTTACTCAGAAGAGCTGATTGCCTATCAGTTGTTAAAAGGTGTACCAGCAGGAACGATTGATCCAGAAGCAAAGGCATATATTTGGCAAATTGACGAAAAAAATGTACCAGATGTCTTTCATGAAACGCTTGCCCTTGCAATCGCCTCCCTACATCGGATTAATCCGAACACTTGCAGAGAGGCGGGGATAGAACTAGAGACTGCTGAAGAAGCAAGGGCCTCGATGAGAGCGAGGATGGATAAAATCAAAATGACATTTGGAGTAAGTAATGATCTCTGGAATCGCTGGCAAAATTGGCTTGCAAATGATACGCTTTGGCCCACGAAAACGGTACTCGTTCATGGGGATCTGCATGCGGGACATATCCTAGTTGATGAAGCATCACGAGTAACAGGCTTGATTGATTGGACAGAGGCAAGGGTAACTGATCCTGCCCATGATTTTGTGGCTCATTATCGGACTTTTGGAGAAGAAGCTCTGCAAAGATTAATCTATCACTATGAGCAAGCAGGTGGAAACGTTTGGCCGAATATGACTGATCATGTTATTGAATTAGCTGCTAGTTATCCTGTTGCCATTGCTGAATTTGCCGAAAAATCAGGGCTAGAAGAGTACAAGCAGATGGCCAAACAAGTGCTGGGTGTATAA
- the nadE gene encoding ammonia-dependent NAD(+) synthetase: protein MAKQTEIIKKLHVHVDAQPKREFRDRVDFLKQYLLISGANGYIVGVSGGIDSTLTGIMARVACDELTHATDKRYYFVAVRLPYGTQIDEADAQKALQFIKPHENMLVNIKPAVDTSLEQLKQSTGIELSDFHKGNAKARERMKVQYDIAGHLGLLVLGTDQAVEATTGFFTKYGDGGADVVPLSGLTKGQVRQILQYLGTPEILYLKVPTADLEDDHPQLPDETALGFSYDDLDNYLTLKPVSDEIVEKIEEKYDKTEHKRRLPVTPFDDWWK from the coding sequence ATGGCAAAACAAACAGAAATAATCAAAAAGCTACATGTTCATGTAGATGCGCAGCCCAAACGTGAATTTCGCGACAGGGTAGATTTTTTAAAGCAATACCTTCTTATCTCTGGAGCTAATGGATACATTGTGGGAGTAAGCGGCGGAATTGATTCTACCTTAACGGGTATCATGGCCCGGGTTGCTTGCGATGAGCTTACGCATGCGACGGATAAACGATATTATTTCGTGGCTGTTCGTCTTCCCTACGGAACTCAAATAGATGAAGCTGACGCCCAGAAGGCACTTCAATTCATCAAGCCACATGAAAATATGCTGGTTAATATCAAGCCGGCCGTTGATACTTCTCTTGAACAGCTTAAACAATCAACGGGGATTGAACTGTCAGATTTTCACAAGGGTAATGCAAAGGCAAGAGAACGCATGAAGGTTCAATATGATATTGCCGGCCACTTAGGACTATTAGTTCTTGGGACTGATCAGGCAGTCGAGGCAACTACCGGATTTTTCACTAAATATGGAGATGGAGGAGCTGACGTTGTCCCCCTTTCCGGTCTGACCAAGGGGCAAGTAAGACAAATTCTGCAATATCTAGGAACACCTGAAATTTTATATTTAAAAGTTCCTACAGCCGATCTTGAAGATGACCATCCTCAATTACCTGATGAAACCGCCCTTGGCTTTTCTTATGATGATTTAGATAACTATTTAACCCTGAAGCCTGTATCTGATGAAATCGTGGAAAAAATCGAAGAAAAGTATGATAAAACCGAGCACAAGCGCCGCTTACCAGTAACTCCATTCGATGACTGGTGGAAGTAA
- the nadD gene encoding nicotinate (nicotinamide) nucleotide adenylyltransferase — translation MRYGIYGSSFDPITYSHLFTAAAVAKRKRLDKVFFIPCSSLRRDKILQTEDHHRLHMLQLALETCKNKKNRFGEPLFEISTVEMNALPGETYTFDTMNHFKNLYPQDEIFFIMGADLLEGISSWGNAEKLVKNNKFIVMAREGYHSDDLIAKDPLLRNNDENFLTMSKGISMGISSSYIRGELRNDGEASFLLPEEVLDYIKEHQLYVSEVR, via the coding sequence ATGCGATATGGTATTTACGGAAGTAGCTTTGATCCTATTACCTATTCACATCTTTTTACAGCTGCTGCTGTGGCTAAACGTAAACGTCTGGACAAAGTGTTTTTTATTCCTTGCTCTTCCCTGCGTAGAGATAAGATACTTCAGACTGAAGATCACCACCGCTTACATATGCTTCAGCTTGCCTTAGAAACGTGCAAAAACAAGAAAAATCGTTTTGGGGAACCTTTATTTGAAATCTCTACCGTTGAAATGAACGCGTTACCCGGTGAAACATATACCTTTGACACAATGAATCATTTCAAAAATCTGTATCCGCAAGATGAAATCTTTTTTATCATGGGAGCAGATCTTTTAGAAGGCATATCCTCCTGGGGGAATGCTGAAAAATTGGTAAAAAACAACAAGTTTATTGTCATGGCAAGAGAAGGCTATCATTCTGATGATTTAATCGCTAAGGACCCCTTGTTACGCAATAATGATGAAAATTTCCTGACGATGTCAAAAGGAATCAGTATGGGAATTAGCTCTAGCTACATTCGCGGTGAGCTTCGCAATGATGGTGAAGCTAGTTTTCTCCTGCCTGAGGAGGTTTTGGATTACATCAAGGAACATCAATTATATGTGAGTGAGGTCCGTTGA